One genomic segment of Puniceicoccaceae bacterium includes these proteins:
- a CDS encoding 3-deoxy-7-phosphoheptulonate synthase gives MSQVSDLNVLNTEPLPSPFAIREEIPVSESLSDRVSSYRSTISDILFGKEDRLMVIVGPCSIHDTAAGLEYARRLRDLANRVEDRIFIVMRSYFEKPRTSVGWKGLIMDPLLDNSCNLPLGLKSARRFLLDLIDIGLPTATELLDPITPQFIADLICWSAVGARTTESQTHRQMASGLSMPLGFKNSTSGDLTAAINAVKAASAPMTFMGINYIGQASAVSTKGNPYCHVILRGGEVGPNYSAEHIQECAEALSRHGLPESVTVDCSHANSNKDHNLQSDVMLDVLQSRLKGLASIRAVMLESNLEPGNQPFPAPKAQLKYGVSITDACIGWKETESLLLKAHELLS, from the coding sequence ATGAGCCAAGTATCCGATCTAAACGTACTCAACACCGAACCGCTGCCCTCGCCGTTTGCGATTCGGGAGGAGATCCCCGTCTCGGAATCCCTCTCGGACCGTGTCTCTTCGTATCGCAGTACCATCAGCGATATCCTGTTCGGGAAAGAGGACCGCCTCATGGTCATCGTGGGTCCATGCTCCATTCACGACACAGCTGCTGGACTGGAATATGCACGCAGATTGCGGGATCTCGCCAACCGGGTCGAAGACCGCATTTTCATCGTGATGCGCTCGTACTTCGAAAAACCGAGGACCTCTGTCGGATGGAAGGGACTCATCATGGACCCGCTGCTCGACAACTCGTGCAACCTGCCTTTGGGGTTAAAATCGGCACGTCGCTTTCTGCTCGACCTGATTGACATTGGCTTGCCAACCGCCACAGAGTTGCTCGACCCCATCACTCCCCAGTTCATCGCCGATCTGATTTGCTGGTCCGCAGTCGGGGCACGCACCACGGAGTCACAAACCCATCGACAAATGGCTTCTGGCCTGTCGATGCCCCTGGGGTTCAAAAATTCCACTTCGGGAGACCTTACTGCAGCCATCAATGCCGTCAAAGCCGCATCAGCGCCGATGACGTTTATGGGAATCAACTACATCGGCCAGGCATCAGCCGTTTCCACAAAGGGAAATCCCTATTGCCATGTCATCCTCAGGGGAGGTGAGGTGGGACCCAACTACTCGGCTGAACACATACAGGAATGCGCTGAAGCACTCTCACGTCATGGATTGCCCGAGTCGGTGACCGTGGATTGCTCGCACGCCAACAGCAATAAGGACCACAACCTACAGTCCGACGTGATGCTTGATGTTCTGCAGTCCCGTCTGAAGGGTTTGGCAAGCATTCGAGCCGTCATGCTTGAGAGCAATCTTGAACCTGGCAACCAGCCCTTCCCCGCCCCCAAGGCCCAGCTGAAATATGGGGTATCCATCACCGATGCATGCATCGGTTGGAAGGAAACCGAATCCCTGCTGCTGAAAGCTCACGAGCTGTTGAGCTGA
- a CDS encoding malate dehydrogenase, producing MKDPIRVSVTGAAGNIGYALVFRIASGGVFGPDQPVALNLIEIPPAMDALKGVVMELDDCAFPLLTDVVATSDLDEGFKDANWALLVGSVPRKAGMERGDLLGINGKIFTSQGQAIAKNAAADVRVLVVGNPCNTNCLIGMSNATGIPSDRWFAMTRLDENRAKSQLAQKAGVPITAVSNLAIWGNHSATQYPDFYNAKINGKPALEVIGDEAWLKDTFIPKVQKRGAEIIQARGASSAASAANAAIDTVRSLITDTPDGDWTSICVCSDGSYGVPAGIISSFPIRVKNGKWEIVQGVEINAYSREKIDASVEELLGEKELTKDLLPS from the coding sequence ATGAAAGATCCAATTCGTGTTTCTGTAACAGGAGCTGCCGGCAACATCGGATACGCACTCGTATTCCGTATCGCATCTGGGGGAGTTTTTGGCCCGGACCAGCCCGTTGCACTCAACCTGATCGAGATTCCACCCGCGATGGACGCACTTAAGGGTGTTGTGATGGAACTCGACGACTGTGCATTTCCGCTGCTGACCGATGTCGTGGCTACTTCCGATCTCGATGAGGGATTCAAGGATGCCAACTGGGCATTGCTTGTGGGAAGTGTACCCCGTAAGGCAGGTATGGAGCGCGGTGATCTTCTCGGAATCAATGGGAAGATTTTCACCAGCCAGGGACAGGCTATCGCCAAAAACGCTGCCGCAGATGTGCGTGTGCTCGTCGTTGGAAATCCCTGCAACACCAACTGCCTCATCGGCATGAGCAACGCAACCGGAATTCCCAGCGACCGCTGGTTTGCGATGACGCGTCTCGACGAAAACCGCGCCAAATCCCAACTCGCTCAAAAGGCTGGTGTGCCCATCACCGCTGTGAGCAATCTGGCTATTTGGGGGAATCATTCCGCCACGCAATACCCGGACTTCTACAACGCCAAAATCAATGGCAAGCCCGCGCTTGAGGTGATCGGTGACGAAGCATGGCTCAAGGATACCTTCATTCCCAAGGTTCAAAAGCGCGGCGCGGAAATCATTCAGGCCCGTGGGGCTTCCTCTGCTGCATCGGCGGCCAATGCAGCGATCGACACAGTTCGCTCATTGATCACGGATACTCCCGACGGTGACTGGACCAGTATCTGCGTCTGCTCCGATGGTAGCTACGGTGTGCCGGCAGGCATCATTTCTTCCTTCCCTATTCGAGTGAAAAATGGAAAATGGGAGATCGTGCAAGGTGTTGAAATCAATGCCTACAGTCGCGAGAAGATTGATGCATCCGTTGAGGAATTGCTGGGTGAAAAGGAACTGACCAAGGACCTGTTGCCCAGCTAA